In one Bacillus thuringiensis genomic region, the following are encoded:
- the atpF gene encoding F0F1 ATP synthase subunit B encodes MPTLLLGAAIPFGTIAYTLFIFLLLLVMLRKFAWGPLMGIMKEREEHVTNEIDAAERSNAEAKKLVEEQREMLKQSRVEAQELIERAKKQAVDQKDVIVAAAKEEAESIKASAVQEIQREKEQAIAALQEQVASLSVQIASKVIEKELKEEDQVKLIRDYIKEVGEAR; translated from the coding sequence GTGCCAACTTTATTATTAGGGGCTGCCATTCCATTTGGAACGATTGCTTATACATTGTTCATTTTCTTACTTCTGTTAGTGATGCTACGCAAATTTGCGTGGGGTCCTTTAATGGGGATTATGAAAGAACGTGAAGAGCATGTTACTAATGAAATCGACGCTGCAGAAAGAAGTAACGCTGAAGCGAAGAAGTTAGTAGAAGAACAACGTGAAATGTTAAAACAATCACGTGTTGAAGCACAAGAGTTAATTGAAAGAGCGAAAAAACAAGCTGTAGATCAGAAAGATGTTATTGTTGCTGCTGCGAAAGAAGAAGCAGAATCAATTAAAGCATCTGCTGTACAAGAAATTCAACGCGAAAAAGAGCAAGCAATTGCTGCTTTACAAGAACAAGTTGCTTCTTTATCTGTTCAAATTGCTTCTAAAGTAATTGAAAAAGAATTAAAAGAAGAAGATCAAGTGAAGTTAATTCGCGATTATATTAAAGAAGTAGGAGAAGCGCGATGA
- the atpE gene encoding F0F1 ATP synthase subunit C: MSLGVIAAAIAIGLSALGAGIGNGLIVSRTIEGVARQPELKGALQTIMFIGVALVEALPIIGVVIAFIVMNK, from the coding sequence ATGAGTTTAGGTGTAATCGCAGCTGCAATTGCAATTGGTTTATCAGCATTAGGTGCAGGTATTGGTAACGGTCTTATCGTATCACGTACAATCGAAGGTGTTGCTCGTCAACCAGAATTAAAAGGCGCACTTCAAACAATTATGTTCATCGGGGTTGCTTTAGTTGAGGCACTTCCAATCATCGGTGTAGTTATTGCATTCATCGTAATGAACAAATAA
- the atpB gene encoding F0F1 ATP synthase subunit A, with protein sequence MEHGKLVEFLGLTFDLSSVMMVTVAAVIVFLIAVIGTRSLALRPTGMQNFMEWVFDFVKGIINSTMDWKTGGRFLTLGVTLIMFIIVSNFLGLPFMYSATEAGEHIAWWRSPTSDPAVTLTLAVMVVTLTHYYGIKMKGTKEYVKGYFQPMKFLFPLKVIEEFANTLTLGLRLFGNIYAGEILLGLLAKLGGASVLGAVGALVPMLAWMGFSVFVGSIQAFIFVMLTMVYMAHKVSHDH encoded by the coding sequence GTGGAACACGGTAAATTAGTTGAATTTCTAGGTTTAACGTTCGATTTGTCATCAGTTATGATGGTTACTGTAGCAGCAGTTATTGTTTTCTTAATCGCTGTTATCGGAACTCGCAGCTTAGCTCTTCGCCCAACCGGGATGCAAAACTTCATGGAATGGGTGTTTGACTTCGTGAAAGGGATTATCAATAGTACGATGGACTGGAAAACAGGTGGACGTTTCTTAACGCTTGGCGTTACGCTTATCATGTTTATCATCGTATCGAACTTCCTTGGTTTACCATTCATGTATTCAGCAACTGAAGCTGGCGAACATATTGCATGGTGGAGATCACCAACGTCTGATCCAGCAGTTACATTAACATTAGCCGTGATGGTAGTTACCCTCACCCATTATTATGGAATTAAGATGAAGGGTACGAAAGAGTACGTAAAAGGTTATTTCCAACCTATGAAATTCTTATTCCCATTAAAGGTTATTGAGGAGTTTGCTAACACATTAACGTTAGGTCTTCGTTTATTTGGTAACATTTATGCAGGTGAGATCTTATTAGGATTACTTGCTAAGTTGGGCGGAGCATCAGTCCTTGGGGCAGTAGGTGCGCTTGTACCAATGTTAGCATGGATGGGATTCAGTGTATTCGTTGGATCAATCCAAGCATTTATTTTCGTTATGTTAACGATGGTTTATATGGCTCATAAAGTAAGCCATGACCATTAA
- a CDS encoding ATP synthase subunit I, translating into MIDVHGLVQRQKKYMYYLLALLVLGWGFTSYKDVFLGLIIGTIFSFLSLRIIARRTDKLLDRVTNGENVKFKATAVSTYSRFATIGLLILFAAKYQELIAMWGLGVGLLTGYLVMIIDFLYLEYKSREER; encoded by the coding sequence ATGATAGACGTACATGGACTTGTCCAAAGACAAAAGAAATATATGTACTACTTGCTTGCGCTTCTAGTGCTAGGATGGGGATTTACCTCTTACAAGGATGTATTTCTTGGACTGATTATCGGTACGATTTTCAGTTTTCTTAGTTTGCGCATCATTGCACGTAGAACAGACAAGCTGCTAGACCGCGTAACAAATGGAGAAAACGTGAAGTTCAAGGCAACAGCGGTAAGTACATATTCAAGATTCGCCACGATTGGGTTATTAATTTTATTTGCAGCCAAATATCAAGAGTTAATCGCGATGTGGGGCCTAGGTGTAGGATTGCTGACAGGATACCTTGTCATGATCATAGATTTTCTTTATTTAGAGTATAAGAGCAGGGAAGAGAGGTGA
- a CDS encoding AtpZ/AtpI family protein gives MQKNDRSHIKAYALMSGILAQLVGSILVGIFGGQWIDNKVGTFPLFLIIGLLLGLGTGVYAMIRLIRHYYSGEQ, from the coding sequence TTGCAAAAAAACGATCGCAGCCATATAAAAGCTTATGCTTTAATGTCAGGTATTCTCGCTCAGTTAGTCGGTTCTATTCTTGTTGGAATCTTTGGTGGGCAGTGGATTGATAATAAGGTTGGAACGTTTCCGTTGTTTCTTATTATAGGGTTATTACTCGGACTAGGAACAGGGGTATACGCAATGATTCGACTCATTCGACATTACTATTCGGGAGAGCAATGA
- a CDS encoding DUF4024 domain-containing protein, with the protein MVGLSVTKLHLFRDENVNFLFCIGFMQKNELLLTHRE; encoded by the coding sequence ATGGTAGGGCTTTCAGTGACAAAATTACATCTATTCCGTGACGAAAATGTAAACTTTTTGTTTTGTATAGGATTTATGCAAAAAAATGAGTTATTATTAACACATCGTGAATGA
- the upp gene encoding uracil phosphoribosyltransferase: protein MGKLYVFDHPLIQHKITYIRDKNTGTKDFRELVDEVASLMAFEITRDLPLKDIEIETPVSKATTKVIAGKKLGLIPILRAGLGMVDGILKLIPAAKVGHVGLYRDPKTLQPVEYYVKLPTDVEERDFIVLDPMLATGGSAAEAINSLKKRGAKQIKLMCIVAAPEGVKVVQEEHPDVDIYVAALDEKLNDHGYVVPGLGDAGDRLFGTK from the coding sequence ATGGGAAAACTGTATGTATTTGATCACCCGTTAATTCAACATAAGATTACATATATTCGCGATAAGAATACAGGTACGAAAGATTTTCGTGAATTAGTGGACGAAGTAGCAAGCTTAATGGCTTTCGAAATTACTCGCGACCTTCCACTTAAGGACATTGAAATTGAAACACCTGTAAGCAAAGCGACAACAAAAGTGATCGCTGGTAAAAAACTTGGTTTAATTCCGATTTTACGTGCAGGTTTAGGAATGGTTGATGGAATTCTGAAATTAATTCCAGCAGCAAAAGTAGGACACGTTGGTTTATACCGTGACCCTAAAACATTGCAACCGGTAGAATACTATGTGAAACTTCCAACGGATGTAGAAGAGCGTGACTTTATCGTACTAGATCCGATGCTAGCAACAGGTGGTTCTGCGGCTGAAGCAATTAACTCTCTGAAAAAGCGCGGTGCGAAACAAATTAAATTAATGTGTATCGTTGCAGCTCCAGAAGGGGTAAAAGTAGTACAAGAAGAACATCCTGATGTTGATATTTATGTAGCAGCATTAGATGAGAAATTAAATGACCACGGATATGTAGTACCAGGTCTTGGTGATGCTGGTGACCGTTTATTCGGAACGAAGTAA
- the glyA gene encoding serine hydroxymethyltransferase, with protein sequence MDHLKRQDEKVFAAIEAELGRQRSKIELIASENFVSEAVMEAQGSVLTNKYAEGYPGKRYYGGCEHVDVVEDIARDRVKEIFGAEHVNVQPHSGAQANMAVYFTILEQGDTVLGMNLSHGGHLTHGSPVNFSGVQYNFVEYGVDADSHRINYDDVLAKAKEHKPKLIVAGASAYPRVIDFKRFREIADEVGAYLMVDMAHIAGLVAAGLHPNPVPHAHFVTTTTHKTLRGPRGGMILCEEQFAKQIDKSIFPGIQGGPLMHVIAAKAVAFGEALQDDFKTYAQNIINNANRLAEGLQKEGLTLVSGGTDNHLILIDVRNLEITGKVAEHVLDEVGITVNKNTIPFETASPFVTSGVRIGTAAVTSRGFGLEEMDEIASLIAYTLKNHDNEAALEEVRKRVEALTSKFPMYPNL encoded by the coding sequence GTGGATCATTTAAAACGTCAAGATGAAAAGGTATTTGCTGCAATTGAGGCAGAACTAGGAAGACAGCGTTCAAAGATTGAGTTAATTGCTTCGGAAAACTTCGTAAGTGAAGCAGTAATGGAGGCACAAGGTTCTGTTTTAACGAATAAGTATGCTGAAGGATATCCTGGAAAACGTTACTATGGTGGCTGTGAACACGTAGACGTAGTAGAAGATATCGCACGTGATCGTGTGAAAGAAATTTTCGGCGCAGAGCACGTCAATGTTCAACCACACTCTGGTGCACAAGCGAACATGGCAGTATACTTCACGATTTTAGAGCAAGGCGATACAGTACTTGGTATGAATTTATCTCATGGTGGTCACTTAACACACGGAAGCCCTGTTAACTTCAGTGGAGTACAATATAATTTCGTAGAATATGGCGTGGATGCTGACTCTCACCGTATTAATTACGATGATGTATTAGCAAAAGCGAAAGAACATAAACCAAAATTAATCGTTGCAGGTGCAAGTGCATACCCTCGTGTTATCGATTTCAAGCGATTCCGTGAGATTGCAGATGAAGTGGGCGCTTATTTAATGGTTGATATGGCACATATCGCTGGTTTAGTAGCTGCTGGTTTACATCCAAATCCAGTACCACATGCACATTTCGTTACAACGACAACACATAAAACGTTACGTGGCCCGCGTGGTGGTATGATTTTATGTGAAGAGCAATTTGCAAAACAAATTGATAAATCAATCTTCCCTGGTATTCAAGGTGGTCCACTTATGCACGTAATCGCTGCGAAAGCTGTTGCATTTGGTGAGGCACTTCAAGATGATTTCAAAACATATGCACAAAATATCATTAACAATGCGAACCGCTTAGCTGAAGGTCTCCAAAAAGAAGGACTTACACTTGTTTCTGGCGGAACAGACAATCACTTAATCTTGATTGATGTTCGTAACTTAGAAATCACAGGTAAAGTAGCAGAGCACGTATTAGATGAAGTTGGTATTACAGTGAACAAAAATACAATTCCATTTGAAACAGCAAGCCCATTTGTAACAAGTGGTGTACGTATCGGTACAGCAGCTGTAACATCTCGTGGTTTCGGTTTAGAAGAAATGGATGAAATTGCGTCACTTATTGCCTATACATTAAAAAATCATGACAATGAAGCTGCATTAGAAGAAGTACGTAAGCGTGTAGAAGCGTTAACTAGCAAATTCCCAATGTATCCAAATCTATAA
- a CDS encoding TIGR01440 family protein yields the protein MTEIVKVREQLQMLLSDFQEQASLQSGQIFVVGCSTSEVLGERIGTSGTMEVAEAIFSELKQFQEQTGIELAFQCCEHLNRALVVEREVAIKYQFEIVTVTPVRSAGGALGTYAYHNLKDPVVVEFIKADAGMDIGDTFIGMHLKHVAVPVRTSVKEIGSAHVTMAKTRGKLIGGARAVYAAAEETTTCR from the coding sequence ATGACAGAAATCGTAAAGGTAAGAGAACAGCTACAAATGTTGCTTTCTGATTTCCAAGAACAAGCTTCATTACAAAGCGGTCAAATTTTTGTAGTGGGTTGTAGCACGAGCGAAGTGCTAGGCGAAAGAATTGGAACATCAGGAACGATGGAAGTAGCAGAGGCGATTTTCTCTGAGTTAAAACAATTTCAAGAGCAAACAGGTATTGAATTAGCGTTTCAATGTTGTGAGCATTTAAACCGTGCTTTAGTAGTTGAGAGAGAAGTAGCGATAAAATATCAATTTGAAATTGTAACAGTTACGCCTGTTAGATCAGCAGGTGGTGCATTGGGGACATACGCGTATCACAATTTGAAAGATCCGGTAGTAGTTGAGTTTATTAAAGCTGATGCAGGAATGGATATTGGTGATACATTTATCGGTATGCATTTAAAGCATGTAGCTGTTCCGGTTCGTACAAGTGTGAAGGAAATTGGAAGTGCGCATGTAACGATGGCCAAAACACGTGGAAAACTAATTGGTGGGGCACGTGCTGTCTATGCGGCAGCGGAAGAGACTACCACTTGCCGTTAA
- the rpiB gene encoding ribose 5-phosphate isomerase B — translation MKVVIASDHGGMNIRKELVSLLEELNIEYIDLGCECEAGSVDYPDFAFPAAEMVANGEVDRGILVCGTGIGMSIAANKVNGIRCALVHDTFSAKATREHNDTNMLAMGERVIGAGLARDIAKIWLTTDYEGGRHENRVGKIKTYETK, via the coding sequence ATGAAAGTAGTAATAGCATCTGATCACGGCGGTATGAATATCCGCAAAGAACTTGTAAGTTTATTAGAAGAGTTAAATATTGAATATATTGATTTAGGTTGTGAATGTGAAGCTGGTTCTGTTGATTACCCTGACTTTGCGTTTCCAGCAGCTGAAATGGTAGCGAATGGTGAAGTAGATCGTGGTATTTTAGTTTGTGGGACAGGCATTGGTATGTCAATCGCAGCAAACAAAGTGAATGGTATCCGTTGTGCGTTAGTTCATGATACTTTCAGCGCGAAAGCAACGAGAGAGCATAATGACACTAACATGCTAGCAATGGGCGAGCGTGTAATTGGTGCTGGTCTAGCGCGTGATATTGCGAAAATCTGGTTAACAACTGACTATGAAGGTGGTCGTCACGAAAACCGCGTAGGAAAAATTAAAACATACGAAACAAAGTAA
- a CDS encoding low molecular weight protein arginine phosphatase: protein MKRVLFVCTGNTCRSPMAEALLRHHGGDKFEVQSAGVFAYPGSDASVHAKEALAEKGIAIDHAAQQVNETLIGWADIVVTMTENHKQIVLGHYPSVEEKVDTLYGVAEGISKDISDPFGGSLSIYKETLEEMEKLVQTLLKNHSEG, encoded by the coding sequence ATGAAACGAGTGTTATTTGTTTGTACTGGCAATACATGTCGTAGTCCAATGGCTGAGGCGTTGCTTCGTCATCACGGAGGAGATAAGTTTGAAGTGCAATCTGCTGGTGTTTTCGCCTATCCTGGGAGCGATGCATCGGTACATGCGAAGGAAGCTTTAGCTGAAAAGGGAATTGCAATCGATCATGCCGCGCAGCAGGTAAACGAAACTTTGATTGGTTGGGCAGATATTGTAGTAACAATGACGGAAAACCATAAGCAAATTGTCCTTGGGCATTATCCGAGTGTCGAAGAGAAAGTAGATACATTATATGGAGTAGCTGAGGGAATAAGTAAGGATATTTCAGATCCATTTGGCGGATCACTTTCTATTTATAAAGAAACGTTAGAAGAGATGGAAAAACTTGTACAAACTTTACTGAAAAACCATTCAGAAGGTTGA
- a CDS encoding PTS sugar transporter subunit IIA, with protein sequence MFKKLFGLGSKTNEETIVAPLTGAVKNIEEVPDPVFAGRMMGDGVAIDPTEGVVVSPVDGEIVQLFHTKHAIGIKAKNGTEILIHVGLETVKMEGEGFEAHVSEGQAVKAGDKLISFDLELIREKAKSTITPIVITNTDAAESIKTTVGVAATKGSTEVMKVTMK encoded by the coding sequence ATGTTTAAAAAATTATTCGGTCTTGGTTCAAAAACAAATGAAGAAACAATCGTAGCTCCATTAACTGGAGCAGTGAAAAATATTGAAGAAGTACCAGATCCAGTATTTGCTGGTCGTATGATGGGTGACGGCGTTGCAATCGATCCTACTGAAGGTGTAGTTGTATCTCCAGTTGATGGTGAAATCGTACAATTATTCCACACAAAACATGCTATCGGAATTAAAGCGAAAAACGGTACAGAAATTTTAATCCACGTTGGATTAGAAACTGTAAAAATGGAAGGCGAAGGTTTCGAAGCTCACGTTTCTGAAGGCCAAGCTGTAAAAGCTGGAGATAAATTAATCTCATTCGACCTAGAATTAATCCGTGAAAAAGCGAAAAGCACAATTACTCCAATTGTTATTACAAACACAGATGCAGCTGAGTCTATTAAGACAACTGTAGGCGTAGCAGCTACAAAAGGTTCAACAGAAGTAATGAAAGTTACAATGAAATAA
- a CDS encoding DoxX family protein: MMDFGLLIIRLIIGITFMGHGAQKLFGWFGGYGLKGTGGWMESIGLRPGVFMAFMAGATELLGGFLFASGIFIVVGSLFIVGTMLMAIFTVHGKNGYWVTQNGYEYNLMLIAVAVGVALIGPGAYVLL; encoded by the coding sequence ATGATGGATTTCGGTCTACTTATTATTCGTCTTATTATAGGAATTACATTCATGGGTCATGGTGCTCAAAAATTATTTGGTTGGTTCGGCGGTTACGGTTTAAAAGGAACAGGTGGCTGGATGGAGTCAATCGGTTTACGCCCTGGTGTATTTATGGCATTTATGGCTGGCGCAACTGAATTACTAGGTGGTTTCTTATTCGCATCAGGTATTTTCATTGTAGTTGGTTCATTATTTATCGTTGGAACAATGTTAATGGCTATCTTCACTGTTCACGGAAAAAATGGTTACTGGGTAACACAAAACGGATATGAATATAACTTAATGTTAATCGCTGTCGCTGTTGGTGTAGCTTTAATCGGACCTGGGGCATACGTTTTACTTTAA
- a CDS encoding flavin reductase family protein yields the protein MLSINPDEQTEKDNYKLLTGSIIPRPVAFVTSVTKDGVLNGAPYSYFNIVAANPPLISVSVQRKAGERKDTSRNAIEKGEFVVHISDESYVAAINETAANLPPNESEIELAKLTPIKSEVISVPGVKEANIRMECVLERAIPLGGTEDSPACDLLIGRVVRFHIAEHLYEKGRIHAEGLKPISRLAGHNYAKLGEQFELVRPV from the coding sequence ATGTTATCCATTAATCCAGATGAACAAACTGAAAAAGATAATTACAAATTACTTACTGGAAGTATCATCCCTCGTCCTGTAGCATTCGTTACTTCTGTAACAAAAGACGGTGTATTAAACGGAGCGCCATATAGTTATTTCAATATTGTCGCTGCTAATCCACCACTTATCTCAGTATCTGTACAACGAAAAGCTGGAGAAAGAAAGGACACTTCCCGAAACGCAATTGAAAAAGGAGAATTTGTTGTACATATTTCTGACGAATCATATGTAGCAGCAATTAATGAAACAGCAGCTAACCTCCCGCCAAATGAAAGTGAAATTGAACTAGCAAAACTAACACCAATCAAAAGTGAAGTCATCTCTGTTCCAGGTGTAAAAGAAGCAAATATTCGAATGGAATGCGTATTAGAACGTGCAATTCCACTTGGCGGAACGGAAGACTCACCAGCTTGTGATCTACTAATTGGACGCGTCGTTCGTTTCCACATTGCCGAACATCTATATGAAAAAGGGCGGATTCACGCCGAAGGACTCAAACCAATAAGCCGCTTAGCAGGACACAACTATGCAAAATTAGGAGAACAATTTGAATTGGTTAGGCCAGTTTAA
- a CDS encoding DUF3935 domain-containing protein: protein MTRLKQVFGIIISFFVFWFSMLGVQMFAEFLDIESLKFVAGKTEAARAFYSPYPFLIVFLITLLSLYFFVIKLGKPKKEKMPTLEEKKEELQ from the coding sequence ATGACGAGATTGAAGCAAGTTTTTGGTATTATTATTAGTTTTTTTGTTTTTTGGTTTAGTATGCTCGGTGTACAAATGTTTGCTGAGTTTTTAGATATTGAGTCATTGAAATTTGTTGCGGGAAAGACTGAGGCGGCGCGTGCTTTTTACTCTCCGTACCCGTTTTTAATTGTTTTTCTTATTACATTGCTTTCCCTATACTTCTTCGTAATTAAGCTAGGGAAGCCGAAAAAAGAGAAAATGCCTACTTTAGAGGAAAAGAAGGAAGAATTACAATGA
- a CDS encoding manganese efflux pump MntP — protein MTFEQLIPLIIMAFALGMDAFSVSLGMGMMPLKLRQILYIGMTIGIFHIIMPFIGMVLGHFLSEKYGDIAHFAGAILLIGLGFYIVYSTILQNEETRTAPIGIGLFVFAFGVSIDSFSVGLSLGIYGAQTIITILLFGFVSMLLAWIGLLIGRHAKDMLGTYGEIVGGIILIGFGLYILFPI, from the coding sequence ATGACGTTTGAACAGCTAATACCTTTAATAATTATGGCGTTCGCCTTAGGGATGGATGCGTTCTCGGTGAGTCTTGGTATGGGGATGATGCCCCTAAAGTTAAGACAAATCCTGTATATTGGTATGACGATAGGGATATTTCATATTATTATGCCGTTTATAGGAATGGTACTAGGTCATTTTTTATCAGAGAAGTATGGAGATATCGCACATTTTGCGGGTGCTATTTTATTAATTGGACTAGGGTTTTATATCGTATATTCGACCATTTTACAAAATGAAGAGACTAGAACAGCCCCTATTGGAATTGGTTTATTCGTATTTGCATTTGGCGTCAGTATAGATAGCTTCTCAGTAGGACTTAGTCTTGGTATTTATGGGGCACAAACAATTATTACGATTTTACTTTTTGGATTTGTTAGCATGTTATTAGCGTGGATTGGTTTATTAATTGGGAGACATGCGAAAGATATGCTCGGTACATATGGTGAGATAGTAGGTGGTATCATTTTGATTGGGTTTGGATTATATATCCTTTTTCCTATATAA
- a CDS encoding L-threonylcarbamoyladenylate synthase, which yields MHTNMWVVDNVVERKKYYPQLQEAAKLLRENEAVAFPTETVYGLGANAMDDEAIAKIFEAKGRPSDNPLIVHIGTKSQLDGIVKEIPPVAEKLMAHFWPGPLTIILPRKEGISEKVTAGLNTVGVRMPDHPIALALIEEANVPVAAPSANRSGRPSPTLASHVYEDLNGKIAGIVDGGATGVGVESTVIDCTSAVPTILRPGGITKEQLEAMIGTVSLDPALKDEKEKPKSPGMKYTHYAPKAPLSIVEGSREFIQHLVDEKKEEGFKVGVLTTEEYQHVYSADVILSCGVRSDLAIVATKLYDVLRTFDASEVDVIFSESFPNEGIGNAIMNRLTKAAGHHIIIE from the coding sequence ATGCATACAAATATGTGGGTTGTGGATAATGTTGTGGAAAGAAAAAAATATTATCCACAGTTACAAGAAGCAGCAAAATTATTAAGAGAAAATGAGGCGGTGGCTTTCCCTACGGAAACAGTATATGGGTTAGGTGCAAATGCGATGGATGATGAAGCAATCGCGAAAATTTTCGAAGCGAAAGGAAGACCGAGTGATAATCCACTCATTGTCCATATAGGTACAAAATCTCAGTTAGATGGGATTGTGAAAGAAATTCCACCAGTTGCAGAGAAGTTAATGGCGCATTTTTGGCCAGGACCATTAACAATTATTTTGCCGAGAAAAGAAGGGATTTCAGAGAAGGTGACGGCAGGACTTAATACGGTTGGAGTAAGAATGCCTGATCATCCAATTGCACTTGCTCTTATTGAAGAGGCGAATGTACCTGTTGCGGCACCAAGTGCGAATCGTTCAGGGCGTCCAAGTCCAACATTAGCTTCTCACGTATATGAAGATTTGAATGGGAAGATTGCAGGTATTGTTGATGGTGGTGCAACTGGAGTAGGCGTTGAATCAACTGTAATTGATTGTACAAGCGCGGTTCCAACAATATTACGTCCAGGTGGGATTACGAAAGAACAATTAGAAGCGATGATAGGTACGGTTTCTTTAGATCCAGCTTTAAAGGATGAGAAGGAAAAACCGAAATCACCTGGAATGAAATACACACATTATGCACCGAAAGCACCACTTAGTATTGTTGAGGGCTCACGTGAGTTTATTCAGCATCTTGTGGATGAGAAAAAGGAAGAAGGATTTAAAGTAGGCGTATTAACGACAGAAGAGTATCAGCATGTATATAGTGCAGATGTTATATTATCTTGTGGTGTTAGAAGTGACTTAGCTATTGTTGCGACTAAATTATATGATGTACTTAGAACATTTGATGCAAGTGAAGTGGATGTTATTTTTAGTGAGTCATTTCCTAATGAAGGAATAGGGAATGCAATTATGAATCGTTTAACAAAAGCGGCAGGACATCATATTATTATTGAATGA
- the spoIIR gene encoding stage II sporulation protein R, with translation MKKQVIAYLLILLIGAQLLVQFGYMKADAKGPSVIPKEAVRLRILANSDSDKDQALKRKVRDEVKAQIDGWVADLTSFEEARKVIQSHIPEIEKTVENTLKREGSKDSFQVKFSKNVKFPTKVYGNFIYPAGEYEAVLITIGEGEGANWWCVLFPPMCFLDFSSGTAVRKEGHVVKAESPEEEQVKQLDEEVIDKEEKKVDKVKETKAVKQEVVKKVTASEKKVVKNETKVEEQPVSKEEMKTVEKVEKPVEKKQEKKNEYVKVEEEEEKPEVKLFIVEAFTSLFSK, from the coding sequence ATGAAAAAACAAGTTATTGCTTATCTTCTTATACTATTAATTGGTGCACAGTTACTTGTGCAGTTTGGATATATGAAAGCTGATGCGAAAGGGCCTTCAGTTATTCCGAAAGAGGCCGTTCGATTACGAATTTTAGCAAATAGTGATTCAGATAAAGACCAGGCATTGAAACGTAAAGTGCGTGATGAAGTAAAAGCACAAATTGATGGGTGGGTAGCGGATTTAACTTCATTTGAAGAGGCACGCAAAGTAATTCAAAGTCATATTCCAGAAATCGAGAAAACGGTGGAAAATACGTTAAAAAGAGAAGGAAGTAAAGATTCATTTCAAGTGAAATTTAGTAAGAATGTAAAGTTTCCTACAAAGGTATACGGGAATTTTATTTATCCAGCAGGAGAATATGAAGCAGTATTAATCACAATTGGAGAAGGTGAAGGGGCGAACTGGTGGTGTGTATTATTTCCACCAATGTGTTTCTTAGATTTTTCGAGCGGGACAGCTGTAAGAAAAGAAGGGCACGTTGTGAAGGCGGAATCTCCTGAAGAGGAGCAGGTGAAACAACTAGATGAGGAAGTAATAGATAAAGAAGAGAAGAAAGTAGATAAGGTAAAAGAAACGAAAGCTGTAAAGCAGGAAGTAGTAAAAAAAGTAACAGCTTCTGAAAAGAAAGTAGTAAAAAATGAAACAAAAGTCGAAGAGCAGCCTGTAAGTAAAGAAGAAATGAAAACTGTGGAAAAAGTGGAGAAACCTGTGGAGAAAAAACAAGAAAAGAAAAATGAGTATGTAAAAGTAGAAGAGGAAGAAGAAAAGCCAGAAGTTAAATTGTTTATTGTAGAAGCTTTTACATCTTTATTCTCTAAATAG